One part of the Ziziphus jujuba cultivar Dongzao chromosome 2, ASM3175591v1 genome encodes these proteins:
- the LOC107419297 gene encoding disease resistance protein RGA2-like isoform X2, with the protein MAEAVLSGIAEGITGQLGNAVVKQIAYLWGVEEELQKLEDTISTIKGVLIDAEKHQVHDEQIKTWLMRLEDAVYEADDLVDEFSTEALLRQVMTGNALVKQVRTFCSTSNQFAFRFKMGKRIRDLRKKLVAIADDRKFHLETGIQEPKVVTRVTTPRVREEDVIGRHREKMEIIKRLFDIETDQENMGVIPIVGVGGLGKTTLAQLVINDAKVKNHFEPIIWVNVPKVFDVELIVKEMVKSRVKDERPMDEMEKELEEKIKGKLYLIVLDDVWDFGNREKWLKLENLLRVGANGSKIIITTRDKNVACKINGQQESTHFLRTLDEEHSWSLFKRLAFMQGQMPDNPNHVKIGKEIMTKCGGIPLVIRTIASMLYSINLEEWSSFKEKELSTIPDYVDDVIPTLKLSYDRLPSHLKHCFGYCSLFPKNHVFSVEMLINLWMAQGFIKLSNDHREDMGYQHFKDLLHRSFFEQVEIDDSFKVTECKMHDCMHDLAMSVTGSKCRMLSLNDKKIDKRTRHVSLDTSLWSPEEEKESLSLLVEMEKIRTLFFTTDLYLSTRILKKSILSCKFLRTLDLHAAYARLTVMPKSIGKLKHLRYLDLSWNDMQALPNSITRLQHLQTLNLSSCWKLRALPYSISRLQNLQTLNLSYCGNLGALPDTISRLQNLQTLNLNQCWNLQALPNDVTKLVSLRSLGMGNWLDSTLYYRPSGLVQLTIRDYGREHLIQIPSVPPNTDSRFFIVFSKLENLNIDNIQDLQHLPVWFESLSSLQKLSISRCSKLQSLSPGLHHLTSLQRLSISWCEVLDMSNGGSDDAILWQAFGRLSYLSCSHLPKLQHLPVWFKNFPSLKELSISCCSKLQSLSPCLHHLTSLQRLSITDCEELDMSNGDGGDAILRQHLGSLSYLWLRGLPKLQHLPMWFKSLTSLEKLYISFCSKLQSLSPGLYHLTSLQKLDISWCEELNMENGVSDDAILWQCLRNLYRLELNRLPKLVALPQGLQQVTSLQEITISSCENLEAVLEHITNLKSLKELTIWRCSNLKSLPEGINCLPSLQELKIIYCPILLERCQKDIGDYWAMISHIRRLELSPMTEVI; encoded by the exons ATGGCGGAAGCAGTCCTCTCGGGAATTGCAGAGGGGATCACTGGGCAGTTGGGTAACGCTGTTGTGAAACAGATTGCTTACTTATGGGGTGTTGAAGAGGAGCTTCAGAAACTTGAAGACACCATTTCAACGATCAAGGGTGTACTTATTGATGCAGAGAAGCATCAAGTGCATGATGAACAAATCAAAACATGGCTTATGAGACTTGAAGATGCCGTTTACGAAGCTGATGACTTGGTGGACGAGTTCTCTACTGAAGCTTTACTAAGACAGGTTATGACTGGGAATGCCCTGGTCAAGCAGGTACGAACTTTCTGTTCAACTTCAAACCAGTTTGCTTTTCGGTTCAAGATGGGTAAAAGAATAAGAGATCTTAGGAAGAAACTAGTTGCAATTGCAGATGATAGGAAGTTCCACTTAGAGACAGGTATTCAAGAGCCTAAAGTAGTGACTAGAGTAACAACTCCCAGAGTTAGGgaagaagatgttattggaAGACACCGTGAGAAAATGGAAATCATAAAACGTTTGTTCGACATAGAAACTGATCAGGAAAATATGGGTGTAATTCCTATAGTTGGCGTGGGAGGATTAGGTAAAACCACACTTGCACAACTAGTTATCAATGATGCAAAGGTTAAAAACCATTTTGAGCCCATAATATGGGTGAATGTACCTAAGGTTTTTGATGTGGAGTTAATTGTTAAGGAAATGGTCAAGTCTAGAGTAAAAGATGAGAGACCAATGGATGAAATGGAAAAAGAacttgaagaaaaaataaaaggaaagctATACCTTATTGTGCTTGATGACGTATGGGATTTTGGAAATCGTGAAAAATGGTTGAAGTTAGAAAATTTGTTAAGAGTCGGTGCAAATGgaagtaaaattataataaccACACGCGATAAAAATGTTGCATGCAAAATCAATGGCCAACAGGAATCAACTCACTTTTTAAGGACCTTAGACGAGGAGCATTCGTGGTCTTTGTTTAAAAGATTGGCTTTTATGCAAGGACAAATGCCAGACAATCCAAATCATGTGAAAATTGGAAAGGAAATTATGACAAAGTGTGGAGGAATTCCTCTAGTTATAAGAACAATTGCAAGTATGTTGTATTCTATAAATCTTGAAGAGTGGTCATCTTTCAAAGAGAAGGAACTATCAACAATACCGGATTATGTTGATGATGTTATACCCACGCTTAAGTTGAGCTATGATCGTCTCCCATCACATCTGAAACATTGTTTTGGCTATTGTAGTTTGTTTCCTAAAAATCATGTTTTCAGTGTGGAAATGCTAATAAATCTTTGGATGGCTCAAGGATTTATTAAGTTATCAAACGATCATCGAGAGGACATGGGCTATCAACATTTTAAAGATTTACTTCATAGATCCTTTTTCGAACAAGTTGAAATTGATGATTCTTTTAAGGTAACAGAATGCAAGATGCACGACTGCATGCATGATCTTGCAATGTCAGTTACAGGATCAAAATGTCGTATGTTGAGtttgaatgataaaaaaatcgATAAAAGAACTCGGCATGTATCATTGGATACTTCTTTGTGGTcaccagaagaagaaaaagaatcgTTATCTTTGTTGGTAGAAATGGAAAAGATTCGAACCTTGTTTTTTACTACTGATCTCTATTTATCAACAAGGATATTGAAGAAATCAATTTTAAGTTGTAAGTTTCTGCGCACATTGGATCTACATGCTGCGTATGCACGTCTTACGGTAATGCCTAAATCTATTGGTAAGCTGAAGCATCTTAGATATCTTGACCTTTCATGGAATGACATGCAGGCGTTGCCCAATTCTATTACAAGATTGCAACATTTGCAAACATTGAATTTGTCCAGTTGTTGGAAACTTAGAGCATTACCCTATTCTATTTCAAGGCTGCAAAATTTGCAAACACTGAATTTGTCCTATTGTGGGAATCTTGGAGCATTACCCGATACAATTTCAAGGTTGCAAAATTTGCAAACTCTAAATTTGAATCAGTGTTGGAATCTTCAAGCATTACCAAATGACGTTACAAAACTAGTCAGCCTTCGAAGTCTTGGCATGGGAAATTGGTTGGATTCCACTTTATATTATAGGCCAAGTGGGCTAGTTCAACTTACTATACGGGATTATGGGCGAGAACATCTTATACAAATACCATCGGTTCCACCGAATACCGATTCTCGCTTCTTCATTGTTTTCTCCAAATTGGAAAATCTGAATATTGATAATATTCAGGATCTGCAACATTTGCCGGTGTGGTTCGAGAGCCTCAGTTCTCTCCAGAAGCTGAGTATTTCAAGATGTTCAAAGTTGCAATCTTTATCTCCAGGTCTTCACCATCTCACCTCACTTCAACGACTGAGTATTAGTTGGTGCGAGGTGCTGGACATGTCAAATGGTGGTAGTGATGATGCAATTCTGTGGCAAGCTTTTGGAAGACTCTCTTATTTGTCATGCAGTCACCTTCCAAAACTACAACATTTACCAGTGTGGTTCAAGAACTTCCCTTCTCTCAAGGAGCTGTCTATTTCATGTTGTTCAAAGCTGCAGTCTTTATCTCCATGTCTTCACCATCTCACCTCACTTCAACGACTGAGTATTACTGATTGTGAGGAGCTAGACATGTCAAATGGTGATGGTGGTGATGCAATTCTGCGGCAACACCTTGGAAGCCTTTCTTATTTGTGGTTGAGAGGACTTCCAAAACTACAACATTTACCAATGTGGTTCAAAAGCCTCACTTCTCTCGAGAAGCTGTATATTTCATTTTGTTCAAAGTTGCAATCTTTATCTCCAGGTCTTTACCATCTCACCTCACTTCAAAAACTGGATATTAGTTGGTGCGAGGAGCTGAACATGGAAAATGGTGTTAGTGATGATGCAATTTTGTGGCAATGCCTTCGAAATCTCTATCGTTTGGAGTTGAATAGACTTCCAAAATTAGTTGCTCTGCCTCAAGGGCTTCAACAAGTTACTAGCCTCCAAGAAATCACTATTTCTTCTTGTGAAAATTTAGAGGCTGTTCTGGAACATATCACCAACCTCAAATCACTAAAGGAATTAACTATATGGAGATGCTCAAATTTGAAGTCGCTGCCTGAAGGAATCAATTGCCTTCCATCTTTACAGGAACTGAAAATTATATACTGTCCCATCTTATTGGAAAGATGTCAAAAGGATATTGGCGATTATTGGGCTATGATCTCTCACATCAGAAGGCTGGAGTTGTCTCCTATGACAGAAG TAATTTGA
- the LOC107419297 gene encoding disease resistance protein RGA2-like isoform X1 — MAEAVLSGIAEGITGQLGNAVVKQIAYLWGVEEELQKLEDTISTIKGVLIDAEKHQVHDEQIKTWLMRLEDAVYEADDLVDEFSTEALLRQVMTGNALVKQVRTFCSTSNQFAFRFKMGKRIRDLRKKLVAIADDRKFHLETGIQEPKVVTRVTTPRVREEDVIGRHREKMEIIKRLFDIETDQENMGVIPIVGVGGLGKTTLAQLVINDAKVKNHFEPIIWVNVPKVFDVELIVKEMVKSRVKDERPMDEMEKELEEKIKGKLYLIVLDDVWDFGNREKWLKLENLLRVGANGSKIIITTRDKNVACKINGQQESTHFLRTLDEEHSWSLFKRLAFMQGQMPDNPNHVKIGKEIMTKCGGIPLVIRTIASMLYSINLEEWSSFKEKELSTIPDYVDDVIPTLKLSYDRLPSHLKHCFGYCSLFPKNHVFSVEMLINLWMAQGFIKLSNDHREDMGYQHFKDLLHRSFFEQVEIDDSFKVTECKMHDCMHDLAMSVTGSKCRMLSLNDKKIDKRTRHVSLDTSLWSPEEEKESLSLLVEMEKIRTLFFTTDLYLSTRILKKSILSCKFLRTLDLHAAYARLTVMPKSIGKLKHLRYLDLSWNDMQALPNSITRLQHLQTLNLSSCWKLRALPYSISRLQNLQTLNLSYCGNLGALPDTISRLQNLQTLNLNQCWNLQALPNDVTKLVSLRSLGMGNWLDSTLYYRPSGLVQLTIRDYGREHLIQIPSVPPNTDSRFFIVFSKLENLNIDNIQDLQHLPVWFESLSSLQKLSISRCSKLQSLSPGLHHLTSLQRLSISWCEVLDMSNGGSDDAILWQAFGRLSYLSCSHLPKLQHLPVWFKNFPSLKELSISCCSKLQSLSPCLHHLTSLQRLSITDCEELDMSNGDGGDAILRQHLGSLSYLWLRGLPKLQHLPMWFKSLTSLEKLYISFCSKLQSLSPGLYHLTSLQKLDISWCEELNMENGVSDDAILWQCLRNLYRLELNRLPKLVALPQGLQQVTSLQEITISSCENLEAVLEHITNLKSLKELTIWRCSNLKSLPEGINCLPSLQELKIIYCPILLERCQKDIGDYWAMISHIRRLELSPMTEGLHTVI, encoded by the exons ATGGCGGAAGCAGTCCTCTCGGGAATTGCAGAGGGGATCACTGGGCAGTTGGGTAACGCTGTTGTGAAACAGATTGCTTACTTATGGGGTGTTGAAGAGGAGCTTCAGAAACTTGAAGACACCATTTCAACGATCAAGGGTGTACTTATTGATGCAGAGAAGCATCAAGTGCATGATGAACAAATCAAAACATGGCTTATGAGACTTGAAGATGCCGTTTACGAAGCTGATGACTTGGTGGACGAGTTCTCTACTGAAGCTTTACTAAGACAGGTTATGACTGGGAATGCCCTGGTCAAGCAGGTACGAACTTTCTGTTCAACTTCAAACCAGTTTGCTTTTCGGTTCAAGATGGGTAAAAGAATAAGAGATCTTAGGAAGAAACTAGTTGCAATTGCAGATGATAGGAAGTTCCACTTAGAGACAGGTATTCAAGAGCCTAAAGTAGTGACTAGAGTAACAACTCCCAGAGTTAGGgaagaagatgttattggaAGACACCGTGAGAAAATGGAAATCATAAAACGTTTGTTCGACATAGAAACTGATCAGGAAAATATGGGTGTAATTCCTATAGTTGGCGTGGGAGGATTAGGTAAAACCACACTTGCACAACTAGTTATCAATGATGCAAAGGTTAAAAACCATTTTGAGCCCATAATATGGGTGAATGTACCTAAGGTTTTTGATGTGGAGTTAATTGTTAAGGAAATGGTCAAGTCTAGAGTAAAAGATGAGAGACCAATGGATGAAATGGAAAAAGAacttgaagaaaaaataaaaggaaagctATACCTTATTGTGCTTGATGACGTATGGGATTTTGGAAATCGTGAAAAATGGTTGAAGTTAGAAAATTTGTTAAGAGTCGGTGCAAATGgaagtaaaattataataaccACACGCGATAAAAATGTTGCATGCAAAATCAATGGCCAACAGGAATCAACTCACTTTTTAAGGACCTTAGACGAGGAGCATTCGTGGTCTTTGTTTAAAAGATTGGCTTTTATGCAAGGACAAATGCCAGACAATCCAAATCATGTGAAAATTGGAAAGGAAATTATGACAAAGTGTGGAGGAATTCCTCTAGTTATAAGAACAATTGCAAGTATGTTGTATTCTATAAATCTTGAAGAGTGGTCATCTTTCAAAGAGAAGGAACTATCAACAATACCGGATTATGTTGATGATGTTATACCCACGCTTAAGTTGAGCTATGATCGTCTCCCATCACATCTGAAACATTGTTTTGGCTATTGTAGTTTGTTTCCTAAAAATCATGTTTTCAGTGTGGAAATGCTAATAAATCTTTGGATGGCTCAAGGATTTATTAAGTTATCAAACGATCATCGAGAGGACATGGGCTATCAACATTTTAAAGATTTACTTCATAGATCCTTTTTCGAACAAGTTGAAATTGATGATTCTTTTAAGGTAACAGAATGCAAGATGCACGACTGCATGCATGATCTTGCAATGTCAGTTACAGGATCAAAATGTCGTATGTTGAGtttgaatgataaaaaaatcgATAAAAGAACTCGGCATGTATCATTGGATACTTCTTTGTGGTcaccagaagaagaaaaagaatcgTTATCTTTGTTGGTAGAAATGGAAAAGATTCGAACCTTGTTTTTTACTACTGATCTCTATTTATCAACAAGGATATTGAAGAAATCAATTTTAAGTTGTAAGTTTCTGCGCACATTGGATCTACATGCTGCGTATGCACGTCTTACGGTAATGCCTAAATCTATTGGTAAGCTGAAGCATCTTAGATATCTTGACCTTTCATGGAATGACATGCAGGCGTTGCCCAATTCTATTACAAGATTGCAACATTTGCAAACATTGAATTTGTCCAGTTGTTGGAAACTTAGAGCATTACCCTATTCTATTTCAAGGCTGCAAAATTTGCAAACACTGAATTTGTCCTATTGTGGGAATCTTGGAGCATTACCCGATACAATTTCAAGGTTGCAAAATTTGCAAACTCTAAATTTGAATCAGTGTTGGAATCTTCAAGCATTACCAAATGACGTTACAAAACTAGTCAGCCTTCGAAGTCTTGGCATGGGAAATTGGTTGGATTCCACTTTATATTATAGGCCAAGTGGGCTAGTTCAACTTACTATACGGGATTATGGGCGAGAACATCTTATACAAATACCATCGGTTCCACCGAATACCGATTCTCGCTTCTTCATTGTTTTCTCCAAATTGGAAAATCTGAATATTGATAATATTCAGGATCTGCAACATTTGCCGGTGTGGTTCGAGAGCCTCAGTTCTCTCCAGAAGCTGAGTATTTCAAGATGTTCAAAGTTGCAATCTTTATCTCCAGGTCTTCACCATCTCACCTCACTTCAACGACTGAGTATTAGTTGGTGCGAGGTGCTGGACATGTCAAATGGTGGTAGTGATGATGCAATTCTGTGGCAAGCTTTTGGAAGACTCTCTTATTTGTCATGCAGTCACCTTCCAAAACTACAACATTTACCAGTGTGGTTCAAGAACTTCCCTTCTCTCAAGGAGCTGTCTATTTCATGTTGTTCAAAGCTGCAGTCTTTATCTCCATGTCTTCACCATCTCACCTCACTTCAACGACTGAGTATTACTGATTGTGAGGAGCTAGACATGTCAAATGGTGATGGTGGTGATGCAATTCTGCGGCAACACCTTGGAAGCCTTTCTTATTTGTGGTTGAGAGGACTTCCAAAACTACAACATTTACCAATGTGGTTCAAAAGCCTCACTTCTCTCGAGAAGCTGTATATTTCATTTTGTTCAAAGTTGCAATCTTTATCTCCAGGTCTTTACCATCTCACCTCACTTCAAAAACTGGATATTAGTTGGTGCGAGGAGCTGAACATGGAAAATGGTGTTAGTGATGATGCAATTTTGTGGCAATGCCTTCGAAATCTCTATCGTTTGGAGTTGAATAGACTTCCAAAATTAGTTGCTCTGCCTCAAGGGCTTCAACAAGTTACTAGCCTCCAAGAAATCACTATTTCTTCTTGTGAAAATTTAGAGGCTGTTCTGGAACATATCACCAACCTCAAATCACTAAAGGAATTAACTATATGGAGATGCTCAAATTTGAAGTCGCTGCCTGAAGGAATCAATTGCCTTCCATCTTTACAGGAACTGAAAATTATATACTGTCCCATCTTATTGGAAAGATGTCAAAAGGATATTGGCGATTATTGGGCTATGATCTCTCACATCAGAAGGCTGGAGTTGTCTCCTATGACAGAAG GGTTACACACAGTAATTTGA
- the LOC125422493 gene encoding E3 ubiquitin-protein ligase MPSR1, whose translation MAGGDYYFGAWPLDHIETEDESLASAKFMFLIQASYNQEDDDLILHQHECVEYDVVMHDDERSKVAIHHILSNIGVPVLPSMVQRVLDVAHSMSSNRHFAGRKVLRILVDVRVLSDDDDDYDDDDDVVELELGGEDDWEPKFEPASKVSIEELERIKVEGSLKEEVGCCSVCFDDFENGCEATRMPCLHLFHGDCIVKWLQTSKLCPLCRFQMPSL comes from the coding sequence ATGGCGGGTGGAGATTATTACTTTGGAGCATGGCCTTTGGATCACATAGAGACGGAAGATGAATCATTGGCATCCGCCAAGTTCATGTTCCTTATCCAGGCCTCCTATAAtcaagaagatgatgatctcaTTCTTCACCAACATGAGTGTGTGGAATATGATGTGGTGATGCATGATGATGAAAGGTCCAAGGTTGCCATTCACCACATTCTTTCAAACATTGGAGTCCCGGTTCTGCCTTCTATGGTGCAAAGGGTTTTGGATGTTGCTCATTCCATGTCCTCCAATAGACACTTCGCCGGTCGAAAAGTTCTCAGAATACTTGTCGATGTTCGTGTTTTGtctgatgacgatgatgattatgatgatgatgatgatgtggtGGAACTGGAATTGGGCGGTGAAGATGATTGGGAGCCTAAGTTTGAGCCAGCCAGTAAAGTTTCCATCGAAGAGTTGGAGAGGATCAAGGTTGAAGGTTCTTTAAAAGAAGAAGTTGGATGTTGCTCCGTTTGCtttgatgattttgaaaatGGGTGTGAAGCTACTCGAATGCCTTGCTTGCATCTCTTTCATGGAGATTGTATTGTCAAGTGGCTCCAAACCAGCAAATTATGTCCCTTGTGTAGGTTTCAGATGCCATCTTTATGA
- the LOC107419297 gene encoding disease resistance protein RGA2-like isoform X3 has product MAEAVLSGIAEGITGQLGNAVVKQIAYLWGVEEELQKLEDTISTIKGVLIDAEKHQVHDEQIKTWLMRLEDAVYEADDLVDEFSTEALLRQVMTGNALVKQVRTFCSTSNQFAFRFKMGKRIRDLRKKLVAIADDRKFHLETGIQEPKVVTRVTTPRVREEDVIGRHREKMEIIKRLFDIETDQENMGVIPIVGVGGLGKTTLAQLVINDAKVKNHFEPIIWVNVPKVFDVELIVKEMVKSRVKDERPMDEMEKELEEKIKGKLYLIVLDDVWDFGNREKWLKLENLLRVGANGSKIIITTRDKNVACKINGQQESTHFLRTLDEEHSWSLFKRLAFMQGQMPDNPNHVKIGKEIMTKCGGIPLVIRTIASMLYSINLEEWSSFKEKELSTIPDYVDDVIPTLKLSYDRLPSHLKHCFGYCSLFPKNHVFSVEMLINLWMAQGFIKLSNDHREDMGYQHFKDLLHRSFFEQVEIDDSFKVTECKMHDCMHDLAMSVTGSKCRMLSLNDKKIDKRTRHVSLDTSLWSPEEEKESLSLLVEMEKIRTLFFTTDLYLSTRILKKSILSCKFLRTLDLHAAYARLTVMPKSIGKLKHLRYLDLSWNDMQALPNSITRLQHLQTLNLSSCWKLRALPYSISRLQNLQTLNLSYCGNLGALPDTISRLQNLQTLNLNQCWNLQALPNDVTKLVSLRSLGMGNWLDSTLYYRPSGLVQLTIRDYGREHLIQIPSVPPNTDSRFFIVFSKLENLNIDNIQDLQHLPVWFESLSSLQKLSISRCSKLQSLSPGLHHLTSLQRLSISWCEVLDMSNGGSDDAILWQAFGRLSYLSCSHLPKLQHLPVWFKNFPSLKELSISCCSKLQSLSPCLHHLTSLQRLSITDCEELDMSNGDGGDAILRQHLGSLSYLWLRGLPKLQHLPMWFKSLTSLEKLYISFCSKLQSLSPGLYHLTSLQKLDISWCEELNMENGVSDDAILWQCLRNLYRLELNRLPKLVALPQGLQQVTSLQEITISSCENLEAVLEHITNLKSLKELTIWRCSNLKSLPEGINCLPSLQELKIIYCPILLERCQKDIGDYWAMISHIRRLELSPMTEG; this is encoded by the exons ATGGCGGAAGCAGTCCTCTCGGGAATTGCAGAGGGGATCACTGGGCAGTTGGGTAACGCTGTTGTGAAACAGATTGCTTACTTATGGGGTGTTGAAGAGGAGCTTCAGAAACTTGAAGACACCATTTCAACGATCAAGGGTGTACTTATTGATGCAGAGAAGCATCAAGTGCATGATGAACAAATCAAAACATGGCTTATGAGACTTGAAGATGCCGTTTACGAAGCTGATGACTTGGTGGACGAGTTCTCTACTGAAGCTTTACTAAGACAGGTTATGACTGGGAATGCCCTGGTCAAGCAGGTACGAACTTTCTGTTCAACTTCAAACCAGTTTGCTTTTCGGTTCAAGATGGGTAAAAGAATAAGAGATCTTAGGAAGAAACTAGTTGCAATTGCAGATGATAGGAAGTTCCACTTAGAGACAGGTATTCAAGAGCCTAAAGTAGTGACTAGAGTAACAACTCCCAGAGTTAGGgaagaagatgttattggaAGACACCGTGAGAAAATGGAAATCATAAAACGTTTGTTCGACATAGAAACTGATCAGGAAAATATGGGTGTAATTCCTATAGTTGGCGTGGGAGGATTAGGTAAAACCACACTTGCACAACTAGTTATCAATGATGCAAAGGTTAAAAACCATTTTGAGCCCATAATATGGGTGAATGTACCTAAGGTTTTTGATGTGGAGTTAATTGTTAAGGAAATGGTCAAGTCTAGAGTAAAAGATGAGAGACCAATGGATGAAATGGAAAAAGAacttgaagaaaaaataaaaggaaagctATACCTTATTGTGCTTGATGACGTATGGGATTTTGGAAATCGTGAAAAATGGTTGAAGTTAGAAAATTTGTTAAGAGTCGGTGCAAATGgaagtaaaattataataaccACACGCGATAAAAATGTTGCATGCAAAATCAATGGCCAACAGGAATCAACTCACTTTTTAAGGACCTTAGACGAGGAGCATTCGTGGTCTTTGTTTAAAAGATTGGCTTTTATGCAAGGACAAATGCCAGACAATCCAAATCATGTGAAAATTGGAAAGGAAATTATGACAAAGTGTGGAGGAATTCCTCTAGTTATAAGAACAATTGCAAGTATGTTGTATTCTATAAATCTTGAAGAGTGGTCATCTTTCAAAGAGAAGGAACTATCAACAATACCGGATTATGTTGATGATGTTATACCCACGCTTAAGTTGAGCTATGATCGTCTCCCATCACATCTGAAACATTGTTTTGGCTATTGTAGTTTGTTTCCTAAAAATCATGTTTTCAGTGTGGAAATGCTAATAAATCTTTGGATGGCTCAAGGATTTATTAAGTTATCAAACGATCATCGAGAGGACATGGGCTATCAACATTTTAAAGATTTACTTCATAGATCCTTTTTCGAACAAGTTGAAATTGATGATTCTTTTAAGGTAACAGAATGCAAGATGCACGACTGCATGCATGATCTTGCAATGTCAGTTACAGGATCAAAATGTCGTATGTTGAGtttgaatgataaaaaaatcgATAAAAGAACTCGGCATGTATCATTGGATACTTCTTTGTGGTcaccagaagaagaaaaagaatcgTTATCTTTGTTGGTAGAAATGGAAAAGATTCGAACCTTGTTTTTTACTACTGATCTCTATTTATCAACAAGGATATTGAAGAAATCAATTTTAAGTTGTAAGTTTCTGCGCACATTGGATCTACATGCTGCGTATGCACGTCTTACGGTAATGCCTAAATCTATTGGTAAGCTGAAGCATCTTAGATATCTTGACCTTTCATGGAATGACATGCAGGCGTTGCCCAATTCTATTACAAGATTGCAACATTTGCAAACATTGAATTTGTCCAGTTGTTGGAAACTTAGAGCATTACCCTATTCTATTTCAAGGCTGCAAAATTTGCAAACACTGAATTTGTCCTATTGTGGGAATCTTGGAGCATTACCCGATACAATTTCAAGGTTGCAAAATTTGCAAACTCTAAATTTGAATCAGTGTTGGAATCTTCAAGCATTACCAAATGACGTTACAAAACTAGTCAGCCTTCGAAGTCTTGGCATGGGAAATTGGTTGGATTCCACTTTATATTATAGGCCAAGTGGGCTAGTTCAACTTACTATACGGGATTATGGGCGAGAACATCTTATACAAATACCATCGGTTCCACCGAATACCGATTCTCGCTTCTTCATTGTTTTCTCCAAATTGGAAAATCTGAATATTGATAATATTCAGGATCTGCAACATTTGCCGGTGTGGTTCGAGAGCCTCAGTTCTCTCCAGAAGCTGAGTATTTCAAGATGTTCAAAGTTGCAATCTTTATCTCCAGGTCTTCACCATCTCACCTCACTTCAACGACTGAGTATTAGTTGGTGCGAGGTGCTGGACATGTCAAATGGTGGTAGTGATGATGCAATTCTGTGGCAAGCTTTTGGAAGACTCTCTTATTTGTCATGCAGTCACCTTCCAAAACTACAACATTTACCAGTGTGGTTCAAGAACTTCCCTTCTCTCAAGGAGCTGTCTATTTCATGTTGTTCAAAGCTGCAGTCTTTATCTCCATGTCTTCACCATCTCACCTCACTTCAACGACTGAGTATTACTGATTGTGAGGAGCTAGACATGTCAAATGGTGATGGTGGTGATGCAATTCTGCGGCAACACCTTGGAAGCCTTTCTTATTTGTGGTTGAGAGGACTTCCAAAACTACAACATTTACCAATGTGGTTCAAAAGCCTCACTTCTCTCGAGAAGCTGTATATTTCATTTTGTTCAAAGTTGCAATCTTTATCTCCAGGTCTTTACCATCTCACCTCACTTCAAAAACTGGATATTAGTTGGTGCGAGGAGCTGAACATGGAAAATGGTGTTAGTGATGATGCAATTTTGTGGCAATGCCTTCGAAATCTCTATCGTTTGGAGTTGAATAGACTTCCAAAATTAGTTGCTCTGCCTCAAGGGCTTCAACAAGTTACTAGCCTCCAAGAAATCACTATTTCTTCTTGTGAAAATTTAGAGGCTGTTCTGGAACATATCACCAACCTCAAATCACTAAAGGAATTAACTATATGGAGATGCTCAAATTTGAAGTCGCTGCCTGAAGGAATCAATTGCCTTCCATCTTTACAGGAACTGAAAATTATATACTGTCCCATCTTATTGGAAAGATGTCAAAAGGATATTGGCGATTATTGGGCTATGATCTCTCACATCAGAAGGCTGGAGTTGTCTCCTATGACAGAAG GCTAG